The genomic region TTTCATCATATCCAAGGATACGCAAGTGATGCAGCGCCTTCTGAACGTCTTCCCACCAGTCATCTGTATCATATTTAATTAACTCCTCCGGTGGGGCACCATGTCCACGATAAATAGGGGCATGACACGTATAGCCTTTCTTTTGCAGAAAACGTCCCAGCATCCGGACATCAGCAGAATGACCGGTAAATCCATGGAGCAGCAATACCGCACGTTTCCCCGCTTCAAATGTAAAGGGTTCAGGTGTTTTGATCTTCATGTTTGTCAACTCCTCTTTCATAGCCTATGTCATTTTTCGCTTTATCATATTTTGCCCAATAGAAAGACACGAATTTCGCCAGTACCGGGAAATTCGTTGTCTTCACCTGTACCTAATTTAACGTATAAAAAAACAGCAAGTAAATCTTGCTGTTTACTGAACAATATAACCTAACGCAAATGTAATGACAAAAAAGAGTATTCCAACAACAATCGTTGCTCGGTGAAGGACAGCATCAATTCCGCGTGCCTTTTGCTTCCCGAATAACTGCTCAGCACCACCCGAAATCGCTCCGGACAGACCGGCACTTTTTCCTGATTGTAATAAAACGAGAACAATCATAATAATAGCGTCAATAATTAATAACGTAACCAGTGTACCATAC from Virgibacillus sp. MSP4-1 harbors:
- the secG gene encoding preprotein translocase subunit SecG; protein product: MYGTLVTLLIIDAIIMIVLVLLQSGKSAGLSGAISGGAEQLFGKQKARGIDAVLHRATIVVGILFFVITFALGYIVQ